In the genome of Scatophagus argus isolate fScaArg1 chromosome 20, fScaArg1.pri, whole genome shotgun sequence, the window gatttgttaaaatCTCCTGACATGCTGACAAGGTCAGTCAGGATCTAAGGTTAGTTATTTTTGTGTGTACGGTTACACATTCAAAAATGACATGCATAGCCTTGGTTCATACAGTGAAATTGTTTGGAGTAGGCTGCCTGATAAATCTTTAGCTCCATGAGCGCTCTGTAAAAATATTTCGACAGTAGGTTGATGGCAGGTGGAGTTTAGAAAGACTGGGATGAGAGTGGACACCAGGTTTTGACAAAGAAGACAAATGTGTCAAACTAAAAAGGCAATATTTACTGTTCCGCTGCattaatttaagttttttttctaaactatGAATTGTCAGAATGATAACGTTACAGGAGTGCAATGCTGTATTTGTGGAATACTTAAATCCGCCAATCAGCTGTAACAGagctaacacacacagcactgtgtgcCACTTCTTTTCATAAActttgggaaaatatttttacaatcTGGAATTTTCTTGATGAGATTTATGACTTGCTTAGAGTCCCTGGAGGAGTTGTTAAATAGATGATGACGATGGTGACACAGTTCAACAAGGTTCTTGAGGGGAGCAGATGCTTTAATAAACTGATCCAGGTCTCCTTTCAGGTCCTCTCCATGTGTCAGCAGAACGATTGTGCTGTCTCTGATCGTCCAGCCAAACTTGTCCTCCAGCCTTTCTAATATTCCTTGCTCATAATCCGTGAACCTGCCCAACTGTAACACGAGCAACACCACACACTGACCTTGCTGAAGGTACTTCTTGCACTCATTTATCTGTTGCTCTGAGTTATTGAGTTCATCATGAAAGAAATCTGGAGTGTCGACCACTCTTACTGGCACCCCGAAAGGTTTCTCCGTCATTTTGACCTCACACTGAGTGGTGATCGGCAAGGAGCTTGGCTGAGATTTAAAAAGCTGCCTGGGATCCAGCTCAGGGTTCCCAGCAATCAGAATGGTGTTTGCAGATGCACTCTTTCCGGTCCCTGTTAGTCCCAGCAGAAcaatgttaaatgtgttttctggcaCTCCATTGGCACTGCTACCTGGAGAATAAGGTTACAGCTAATTTATCAATGTTTTTGGTAAAGAAAATTTTAATCAAATGATTCCAGACTAAAAATGGGAATGCCGATAACCTTATGCACTTTATCTCAGCAGTTTTGTCTCTCGATGTTTTATTAACAAAGGGACACGGTCACAGAGAGAtctgaaatattaatttgtCATATTACGCTCTTATATATGTGCTCTATCTCCCAAAGCATACCAATGTGATGTCTTGCGTCTTGCTGAAGTCCAGCTCCAGCAGGTGCAGAAAAGGTATGTAGTGGACTTGTGGTGTCAGCAtctataaaaatgtaaatgtaaattccTTGATcccatttaaaacaaaattccaTAGCACCTTACACTTTTTTCACAGAAAGGAATTTATTGGTTAAATGTGTGATTTATCTGGATAGCATCAGATTTAGAACTATGGATACAAAAGGTAACCTACAGGATCTCTTAGAACCAGCACTTTTATTCCAAAGGGGCCAGTTCCCTTGCCCAGTGCATTTCATCTCTCAGAGTTGAAATCATAGTCACTAAAGTCTGTAATTTTTGTCCATTAAAAGAATCAATGGCAGGCCACAGCCAAAGCAGAGCCCTGTAACTGCTGTGAACTGATTGACCTAATTTAAAAGATTACACATAGCATGGTATTAACCTCTGCCCATGTTTTGAATCAGGCTAGTATTTTCTAATGATTCGCTGCTTCACCACGGCAAAATTTTACAACCGACAACAAGACATTAAACCAGAGACTTACCTGATCCCCCATGGTGATACAGAGGATAGTCAATGGACCTGAAAAAGTTATTGTAATCATTATAAGCTGATAGCTGTAGAGATGATAGCTACAGCCCATTCTACTTTGGGTTAGTTTATGCTCATCTGTATTTCTAAGAGTGGATTTCCGAAATTGGACTTTTTGGAAATCTTGAGCACAATAATGCTGtagggcagcacagtggtgcagtggttagcactgtcgcctcatagcaagagggttcgagGTTCGAATCCgggtctgggtccttctatgtggagtttgcatgttctccctgtacctgcgtTGGTTTGGGTGgcttttctccgggtactctgacacaatcccaaaaacatgcacattaggttagctggctactccacattgcccctaggtgtgactgtatgagtgtgtggttgtttgtctgtgtgtttcagccctgtgattgactgatgaccagtccagggtgtacctcgcctctcacccgtagtcagttgggataggcttcaccccccccgtgaccctgatggataagcggtatagaaaatggatggatggatagataatgctttattttaaactaaattaattTGAGCAATAAATGAGtgaacaataaataacaagCAACTCTTCAtcttaacaaaaacataacactgATTGGGTATTTATCGTAATTTGTTGATTGATTTTAACAAATGAACTTACAAATAGATTATTGATTAAGGGGTACGTAAACCTTCAAACTCTGCTAGACATACTGTGAAGCATATTTCTCTTCAAGACAAAAAAGTCTGCATACGATGTATGATGTATATACTCATTTATCTTACAATACTAATTATAAAACCATaggaacatttcagtttttcacaaaTTCTGATGAAAGACACCCTTTATGAGAAAATGTGGTGAGaaacagtaatgaaatgaattttttaCCTTCTCTTCTCCAAGACTGTCCTTCTTCTTATCACAACATCTTTACTGTAGTTTTTGTAGTCATACAGGAATGAACGATGACCCAAACACCACTTCTTACAATCACTGGACAGATTTTCATTGGCGGTT includes:
- the LOC124051933 gene encoding GTPase IMAP family member 8-like isoform X1; this translates as MHSIRPPPPYPDQLTVALFGKRVLLKNIIGNMILCDGNYFVKESNSFVVEKNNSFKIINTPNFFDEECLHPDQQIIDFMALSYPGPDLFILAIDSDNTQEETVVAQISKLQHIFGENITAHLVVTLPNIESFHSLGHLKDQFKTRLATANENLSSDCKKWCLGHRSFLYDYKNYSKDVVIRRRTVLEKRRVTGGVKPIPTDYGSIDYPLYHHGGSDADTTSPLHTFSAPAGAGLQQDARHHIGSSANGVPENTFNIVLLGLTGTGKSASANTILIAGNPELDPRQLFKSQPSSLPITTQCEVKMTEKPFGVPVRVVDTPDFFHDELNNSEQQINECKKYLQQGQCVVLLVLQLGRFTDYEQGILERLEDKFGWTIRDSTIVLLTHGEDLKGDLDQFIKASAPLKNLVELCHHRHHLFNNSSRDSKQVINLIKKIPDCKNIFPKFMKRSGTQCCVC
- the LOC124051933 gene encoding GTPase IMAP family member 8-like isoform X2 → MHSIRPPPPYPDQLTVALFGKRVLLKNIIGNMILCDGNYFVKESNSFVVEKNNSFKIINTPNFFDEECLHPDQQIIDFMALSYPGPDLFILAIDSDNTQEETVVAQISKLQHIFGENITAHLVVTLPNIESFHSLGHLKDQFKTRLATANENLSSDCKKWCLGHRSFLYDYKNYSKDVVIRRRTVLEKRRSIDYPLYHHGGSDADTTSPLHTFSAPAGAGLQQDARHHIGSSANGVPENTFNIVLLGLTGTGKSASANTILIAGNPELDPRQLFKSQPSSLPITTQCEVKMTEKPFGVPVRVVDTPDFFHDELNNSEQQINECKKYLQQGQCVVLLVLQLGRFTDYEQGILERLEDKFGWTIRDSTIVLLTHGEDLKGDLDQFIKASAPLKNLVELCHHRHHLFNNSSRDSKQVINLIKKIPDCKNIFPKFMKRSGTQCCVC